A segment of the Manihot esculenta cultivar AM560-2 chromosome 13, M.esculenta_v8, whole genome shotgun sequence genome:
CCATCAACATAACCCATTAGATTATGCCCACGCAACACCGGCACGATCTGAGCGCGCCAAGCAGGATAATTTTCTCTCGTAAGCTTCAATGGAAACTGTGATGCAGCATTAAGAGAGACTAGCATCTTTCCAGAAGAATGAATAACACCGGTTGTGTTCGAAGCAGAAGCCATTAAAACAGAATGGATTCGTAGAGGAAGAAAACTAGATCTGTAGTGGAAAACTCAAGAGTTttctagctctgataccataaaatAACTCACACAATATTAATGAACTGTTGAACAATTGATGTTTGTATTGAGTATTTATTGCTATATTTATACAGCAGAGAGTGGTTACAAATGATAAGATTTATAGATACAAAATACTACATGTATATCAAAATACAACAAAATAACAAACTATGACTTATCTGTATTTTGTGCTTCAACAGACAGAACCATACTTAAGGAGAGGCTACCAAGCTTGAGTAAGATCTAGACCAAGGAAAGCACGATTCATCTTGAAtctctagaagggcaagcagATTGAAGGGCGAAATTTATAGAACCTCTCGATTGAGCTTCCACCATAACTAGTGAAAACCAAATAACTACC
Coding sequences within it:
- the LOC110629022 gene encoding uncharacterized protein LOC110629022, which encodes MASASNTTGVIHSSGKMLVSLNAASQFPLKLTRENYPAWRAQIVPVLRGHNLMGYVDGSFPCPSQGVQKEGKERLQRRHGIKSNHRELIGMPREYCRFVRSLLI